One Dreissena polymorpha isolate Duluth1 unplaced genomic scaffold, UMN_Dpol_1.0 chrUn042, whole genome shotgun sequence DNA window includes the following coding sequences:
- the LOC127863818 gene encoding putative nuclease HARBI1 — protein sequence MVGALDPVVRNLGCIDGTHVRILSPGSPAKKDYVNRKNFHSINVQVTCDSRGLITSINAAWPEAAHDAHVFRSSAIGTYLDHRSLENGVLLGDSGYPCRTFLLTPYLNAANAVQERYNDSQSKTRCCIERLFGVWKRHFHILHAEIRLKPEKCNNVIIACAVLHNLAKLWDEPEVLPVDELRYVETPVYIAHQNGRGIRDHIANNYFAR from the exons atgGTTGGTGCCCTGGACCCAGTTGTTCGAAACCTGG GGTGCATTGATGGCACACATGTCCGCATACTGTCTCCAGGCTCCCCTGCTAAGAAAGACTATGTTAACCGGAAAAACTTCCATAGCATCAATGTGCAAGTGACATGTGACAGCCGAG GTCTTATCACCAGCATCAATGCAGCGTGGCCGGAAGCTGCACACGATGCCCATGTCTTCAGAAGTTCAGCGATAGGGACGTACTTAGATCACCGAA GTTTGGAAAATGGTGTTCTTCTTGGGGACAGTGGGTATCCCTGTCGCACGTTCCTGCTGACACCGTATCTAAACGCTGCTAACGCTGTCCAAGAACGGTACAATGACAGTCAAAGCAAGACACGATGCTGCATTGAGCGCCTCTTTGGTGTTTGGAAGAGACACTTTCACATCCTTCACGCTGAG ATAAGACTGAAGCCAGAGAAATGCAACAATGTGATTATAGCGTGTGCTGTTCTTCACAATCTTGCCAAACTGTGGGATGAGCCGGAAGTACTTCCTGTGGACGAACTGCGTTACGTGGAAACCCCGGTATACATCGCACACCAGAATGGTCGTGGTATACGAGACCATATCGCCAATAACTATTTTGCACGCTGA